The following proteins are encoded in a genomic region of Sorangiineae bacterium MSr12523:
- a CDS encoding DUF4255 domain-containing protein, with protein MANELAIENTSQALRRILIDELSVREFTEDHVAIESIDAIPDPPRVPRITIFLFNIRENSFLKNREMSLVPGPGGAADLQPPPIVLDLDYMICVWLAAGHTADEHEVLGDIVRVFYDHSELSPALLGPSWKREESVQVTLNNPSIEDQTRIWTSFGFKRFKLALYYRASIVPIASKRTFAESLVRQRDFRDSVQDPREGASPRKVG; from the coding sequence ATGGCAAACGAGCTTGCAATCGAAAATACGAGTCAGGCGCTGCGTCGAATCCTGATCGACGAGCTGAGCGTTCGCGAGTTTACCGAGGATCACGTCGCCATCGAATCCATCGATGCCATTCCTGACCCTCCGCGCGTGCCTCGCATTACCATTTTTCTATTCAACATTCGCGAAAACAGCTTCTTGAAGAATCGCGAAATGAGCTTGGTACCCGGCCCGGGAGGCGCGGCCGATCTCCAACCGCCACCCATCGTATTGGATCTCGACTACATGATTTGCGTTTGGCTCGCCGCAGGGCACACCGCCGACGAGCACGAGGTGCTGGGAGACATCGTCCGCGTGTTTTACGACCACTCGGAGCTGAGTCCCGCGCTGCTCGGTCCCAGCTGGAAACGCGAGGAATCCGTGCAGGTGACCTTGAACAATCCGAGCATCGAGGACCAGACGCGCATCTGGACGAGTTTTGGCTTCAAGCGCTTCAAGCTTGCCCTGTATTACCGCGCTTCGATCGTGCCCATTGCGTCGAAGCGCACGTTTGCCGAGTCGCTCGTGCGGCAGCGGGACTTCAGAGACTCGGTTCAGGATCCCCGGGAGGGCGCGTCCCCTCGGAAAGTGGGTTGA
- a CDS encoding carboxypeptidase-like regulatory domain-containing protein — protein MRPGLVSLPIPESHLGFAISDYSTGRLLGGRVADLLVLVPRRDRAMRRRAQGSIPPPSDKRLFFRTAANATGYVVAFHVPGGVYDVHVSARGYLPFHGTVAAPSESPVNITMYRNVDYPFGPEDTVLIGRVEKASGEPHIGFEVELRDPDPRVPSHRVPLNARGEFTVFIPEKLPPPPNPPLGPPSVAVMYAGGEVLTEVSNFKLNRTNIAPLTKVP, from the coding sequence ATGCGCCCGGGACTCGTAAGCTTGCCCATCCCCGAATCGCACCTCGGCTTTGCCATATCGGATTATTCGACGGGGCGCCTTCTCGGCGGTCGCGTCGCGGATCTTCTCGTGCTCGTGCCGCGGCGGGATCGGGCCATGCGGCGGCGCGCGCAGGGGTCGATTCCGCCGCCGTCCGACAAAAGGCTTTTCTTCCGCACGGCAGCGAATGCCACCGGCTATGTCGTGGCCTTCCACGTTCCGGGCGGGGTTTACGACGTTCATGTGTCCGCGCGCGGCTATCTGCCATTCCACGGAACCGTGGCCGCCCCGTCGGAATCGCCGGTGAACATCACGATGTACCGCAACGTCGATTATCCGTTCGGGCCCGAGGATACGGTCCTCATTGGACGGGTGGAAAAAGCTTCGGGAGAGCCCCATATTGGCTTCGAAGTCGAGCTGCGCGACCCTGATCCTCGTGTGCCGAGCCACAGGGTTCCGTTGAATGCGCGCGGAGAATTCACCGTTTTCATTCCCGAGAAGCTGCCCCCGCCGCCCAATCCCCCACTCGGTCCCCCGTCCGTTGCCGTCATGTACGCCGGGGGCGAGGTTCTCACCGAAGTATCGAATTTCAAACTGAATCGCACGAATATCGCACCACTTACCAAGGTGCCGTAA
- a CDS encoding phage tail sheath subtilisin-like domain-containing protein, protein MAEYLAPGVYVEERPGQRTIEGVSTSTAGFVGMTERGPVKGFPILVASLNEFQRVFGGYLPLNESESTMGVHGYLPIAIQQFFENGGKRAFISRAFKSTKKFEEDDLRRIYLRSGVVARLRASAPKDATTLYLTTLRGFDKTVAKLFRDKDHETSLLGDPDLASGKVTCPALADEHRADTAFVRISAAIGKENEGTELRAREPGLWGEDVGVEVRPTNGPLADILAAVTPANAEGDLDTRNVTVGSSVSFYLGATVELSWNKKPVGTPPVGELAFVYGTVTKIVGNVLTVIAKKESLKDFNEQGTANHKIAVAEVNVSVTWRALSESFTGSWWSIRATASIPWLTDAQKAEFNAAHSVWHALQRGSQLVKLDTESNGDLKVKPFMTTEPLASHPTTPTGARTTLGPAPTRDTEGRQEVDTATGDYRLAARGDADDVPGIPEYVGNPGAGPGDRTGIAALEDEEDISIVAVPGITNESIQGALLGHAQRMKYRFAVLDGPHDADIARIRLHRSNFDSTYGAIYYPWVQIAHPQTGSLIKAPPSGLTIGVYARVDGERGVFKAPANEVALGARDVLTRVLTGEQEVLNPEGINVIRDFRPHNRGIRIWGARTISSDPQWKYINVRRLFLYLERSIDEGTQWVVFEPNNIDLWGRVRRTIEAFLESEWRKGALLGATAADAFYVKCDRTTMTPQEIANGQLVCEIGIVPTRPAEFVIFRIAQLTADARTAN, encoded by the coding sequence ATGGCTGAATATCTTGCTCCCGGAGTCTACGTCGAAGAGCGACCAGGACAACGGACCATCGAAGGCGTATCCACGAGCACCGCGGGTTTCGTGGGAATGACGGAACGGGGCCCGGTAAAGGGTTTTCCCATTCTGGTCGCGAGTCTCAACGAATTTCAGCGCGTATTCGGCGGCTATCTGCCCCTCAACGAGTCCGAATCGACCATGGGGGTTCATGGCTATCTGCCGATTGCCATTCAGCAATTCTTCGAAAACGGCGGCAAGCGGGCGTTCATTTCGCGGGCCTTCAAATCCACGAAAAAGTTCGAAGAAGACGACCTGCGAAGGATTTATCTGAGGAGCGGCGTCGTGGCGCGCCTGCGTGCCAGCGCCCCCAAGGACGCAACGACCCTGTATCTGACGACCCTTCGCGGGTTCGACAAGACGGTCGCAAAGCTGTTTCGCGACAAGGATCATGAAACTTCGCTCCTCGGTGATCCGGACTTGGCGAGCGGAAAGGTTACCTGCCCCGCGCTCGCCGACGAGCATCGGGCGGATACGGCGTTCGTCCGCATCTCTGCGGCCATCGGGAAGGAGAACGAAGGTACCGAGTTGCGGGCACGCGAGCCGGGGCTGTGGGGCGAGGACGTCGGCGTCGAGGTGCGCCCGACCAACGGCCCGTTGGCAGATATCCTCGCCGCGGTTACGCCGGCGAATGCCGAGGGCGATCTCGATACCCGAAATGTCACCGTTGGTTCGAGCGTCAGCTTTTACCTCGGCGCCACCGTGGAGCTTTCGTGGAACAAAAAGCCCGTGGGAACGCCGCCCGTCGGGGAGCTCGCGTTCGTTTACGGCACGGTGACGAAGATCGTCGGCAATGTGCTCACGGTCATCGCGAAGAAGGAATCGCTCAAGGACTTCAACGAGCAGGGTACCGCCAATCACAAGATCGCAGTGGCCGAGGTGAATGTCTCCGTCACGTGGCGCGCGCTCTCGGAAAGCTTCACCGGCTCCTGGTGGTCCATCCGGGCGACCGCCTCCATCCCTTGGTTGACCGATGCGCAAAAGGCGGAGTTCAACGCGGCGCACTCGGTGTGGCACGCCCTGCAGCGGGGTTCGCAGCTCGTCAAGCTCGACACCGAGAGCAATGGTGACCTCAAGGTCAAGCCGTTCATGACGACGGAACCACTCGCGTCCCATCCGACGACCCCCACCGGCGCGCGAACGACACTGGGGCCCGCGCCCACGCGAGATACGGAGGGAAGGCAGGAAGTAGACACCGCGACGGGCGATTACAGGCTCGCCGCACGCGGCGACGCCGACGATGTGCCCGGGATCCCCGAGTACGTCGGCAACCCCGGCGCCGGTCCCGGTGACCGTACCGGCATTGCAGCGCTCGAGGACGAGGAGGACATCTCGATCGTCGCGGTTCCTGGGATTACCAACGAAAGCATCCAGGGAGCGCTGCTCGGGCATGCCCAGAGAATGAAGTACCGCTTCGCCGTCCTCGACGGCCCGCACGATGCGGATATCGCGCGGATTCGCCTGCATCGCAGCAATTTCGATTCGACCTACGGTGCCATTTACTATCCGTGGGTCCAGATTGCGCATCCGCAGACCGGTAGTCTCATCAAGGCACCGCCGAGCGGCTTGACCATCGGCGTCTACGCGCGCGTCGACGGCGAGCGAGGCGTGTTCAAAGCGCCGGCGAACGAAGTGGCGCTCGGAGCGCGCGACGTGCTCACCCGTGTGCTCACCGGTGAGCAGGAGGTCCTCAACCCCGAGGGAATCAACGTCATTCGCGATTTTCGGCCGCACAACCGCGGGATCCGAATCTGGGGCGCCCGGACCATCTCCAGCGATCCGCAATGGAAGTACATCAACGTGCGCCGCTTGTTCCTCTATTTGGAGCGCTCGATCGACGAGGGGACGCAGTGGGTCGTCTTCGAACCGAACAACATCGACCTATGGGGTCGGGTGCGGCGGACCATCGAGGCATTTCTCGAGTCGGAGTGGCGAAAAGGCGCACTGCTCGGGGCCACCGCGGCCGATGCATTCTACGTGAAGTGCGACCGGACAACGATGACGCCGCAGGAGATCGCCAATGGCCAACTCGTTTGCGAAATCGGCATCGTTCCCACGCGGCCGGCCGAATTCGTCATATTCCGAATTGCCCAACTGACGGCCGATGCCCGCACGGCGAATTGA
- a CDS encoding phage tail protein, whose protein sequence is MAIARNNPYGVFNFKVEFGNGVTGAFSEITGLDSEQGIIEYRTGDEEVAMRKLSGIRKHPNVVMKRGIVGTDGFWKWRKQVENGQVEDANVRTLVTVHLLNEKRETVVTWKIKNAWPCKLSGPSLAAGKNETALESLELAHEGVDLE, encoded by the coding sequence ATGGCAATCGCTAGAAATAACCCTTACGGCGTATTCAATTTCAAGGTCGAGTTCGGGAACGGGGTCACCGGCGCATTCTCCGAGATCACCGGCCTCGACTCCGAGCAGGGCATCATCGAGTACCGCACGGGCGACGAAGAGGTGGCGATGCGAAAGCTTTCGGGCATTCGCAAGCACCCCAACGTGGTCATGAAGCGCGGCATCGTCGGCACCGACGGCTTCTGGAAGTGGCGCAAGCAAGTCGAGAATGGCCAGGTCGAAGATGCCAATGTTCGCACGTTGGTCACCGTGCATCTCTTGAACGAGAAACGCGAGACGGTGGTCACCTGGAAGATCAAGAATGCGTGGCCCTGCAAGCTGTCCGGGCCTTCGCTCGCTGCTGGCAAGAACGAAACGGCCCTGGAGTCCCTCGAGCTCGCGCACGAGGGCGTCGACCTCGAGTAG